A region of Piscinibacter gummiphilus DNA encodes the following proteins:
- a CDS encoding di-heme oxidoredictase family protein — MNHPTPVKPSRSRPALALTSLFFAAALAACGGGKSTEPDNAAAPTPNANEPVLENPTPAPAPSLPVGDTPAATPSLPPAQQLPSGVDMSNPGVAVKVTAATASSSTNDGSNASKAIDGVATTRWESGRTDNEWIQFDFGAKTSLGYLKLVWENAYGKEYALEASDDGATWYQLRYVTNAKGGTEEFFNLNANVRYVRLRGVARGTQYGYSLFEVEFKSPGSDNSLPVLATSAEKFPPANSPLAAAPAVQDPLETVQFSLPDGTLVTRFGMVGRSRHARERGEDWNEIGYGVNETVDANGKPVDKGPGAHLNWVANYFKNRTWGVEFIDNSRVAGVTKPSIIVNQYYQQKQKGGGHSFVRRFDTTGVTGFGWMSPGDLLDDTTYSVNDAVCPVVPKPPQKALARPTSGYNNVIGANDGCSVVFDDYPAHSQLVADGNGVLVPNGVRVNARSLKAGDVIEFTGSFFSTRAAMDAVGDNGAVRYYTNELTYVVGTGLRPWYGVQPRLMNEPLPAETLSGGIGSVSYDYADNAQYIFQQPHNNIGMQNMQRFVEGRRWIHTNLTTGEHTEANNDKNNDGVGLQGPRFNQSSCFGCHINNGRGVAPAVVNQRLDTMAVRTAALDAGGKQIPHPTYGLGVQMNAMTNGKPQDWGMAVRVAGFDTKTVTLADGTAVELRKPKVSFDGPTPAAFSLRSAQPMIGMGLLEAIPDAEILSRVRTTADADGVKGTANYGYDPETGAVKLGRYGWKASKVSLRHQTASAALLDMSVTTPVYPSRDCLAGPANCKTGPAAKGLTEDQLVLMTRYLRLLAVPAQRSLTSGFPKGVSPISYLDVNPAQVAAGAKVFDTLKCSTCHVTSIQTGEGSEMAETRKQTIKPYTDLLLHDMGTGLADTLTEGQATGSMWRTPALWGIGYTELVAASKSVPVGYLHDSRARTLTEAILWHDGEGAASRRRFEAISKADRDALLAFLKSL, encoded by the coding sequence ATGAACCACCCCACCCCCGTGAAGCCGTCGAGGTCGCGCCCCGCGCTGGCGTTGACATCCCTGTTCTTCGCCGCGGCGCTGGCCGCCTGCGGCGGCGGCAAGTCCACCGAGCCCGACAACGCGGCGGCCCCGACGCCGAACGCCAACGAGCCCGTGCTGGAGAACCCGACGCCGGCACCCGCGCCGTCGCTGCCGGTCGGCGACACGCCGGCCGCCACGCCGTCGCTGCCGCCGGCGCAGCAGTTGCCGTCCGGCGTCGACATGAGCAACCCCGGCGTCGCCGTGAAGGTGACCGCGGCGACGGCCTCGTCGTCCACCAACGACGGCAGCAACGCCTCGAAGGCCATCGACGGCGTCGCGACGACCCGCTGGGAAAGCGGCCGCACGGACAACGAGTGGATCCAGTTCGACTTCGGCGCGAAGACCTCGCTGGGTTACCTGAAGCTCGTGTGGGAGAACGCGTACGGCAAGGAGTACGCGCTCGAGGCGTCCGATGACGGCGCCACCTGGTACCAGCTCCGCTACGTCACCAACGCCAAGGGCGGCACCGAGGAGTTCTTCAACCTCAACGCCAACGTGCGGTACGTGCGCCTGCGCGGCGTGGCCCGCGGCACGCAGTACGGCTACTCCCTGTTCGAGGTGGAGTTCAAGTCGCCCGGCAGCGACAACTCGCTGCCCGTGCTCGCCACGTCGGCCGAGAAGTTCCCGCCGGCGAACTCGCCGCTGGCCGCCGCGCCGGCCGTGCAGGACCCGCTGGAGACCGTGCAGTTCTCGCTGCCCGACGGCACGCTCGTCACCCGCTTCGGCATGGTCGGCCGTTCACGCCACGCCCGCGAGCGCGGCGAGGACTGGAACGAGATCGGCTATGGCGTCAACGAGACCGTGGACGCAAACGGAAAACCGGTCGACAAGGGCCCCGGCGCCCACCTGAACTGGGTCGCCAACTACTTCAAGAACCGCACCTGGGGTGTCGAGTTCATCGACAACAGCCGCGTGGCCGGTGTCACGAAGCCGTCGATCATCGTCAACCAGTACTACCAGCAGAAGCAGAAGGGCGGCGGCCATTCGTTCGTGCGCCGCTTCGACACCACGGGCGTCACCGGCTTCGGCTGGATGAGCCCGGGCGACCTGCTCGACGACACGACGTACTCGGTGAACGACGCCGTGTGCCCGGTCGTGCCGAAGCCCCCGCAGAAGGCGCTGGCCCGCCCCACCAGTGGCTACAACAACGTCATCGGCGCCAACGACGGCTGCAGCGTGGTCTTCGACGACTACCCCGCGCACTCGCAGCTCGTGGCCGACGGCAACGGCGTGCTCGTGCCGAACGGCGTGCGGGTCAACGCCCGTTCGCTCAAGGCCGGCGACGTCATCGAGTTCACCGGCTCGTTCTTCTCCACGCGTGCCGCCATGGACGCCGTGGGTGACAACGGTGCCGTGCGCTACTACACCAACGAACTCACCTACGTGGTGGGCACGGGCCTGCGTCCCTGGTACGGCGTGCAGCCGCGACTGATGAACGAGCCGCTGCCGGCGGAGACGCTGTCGGGCGGCATCGGATCGGTGTCGTACGACTACGCCGACAACGCGCAGTACATCTTCCAGCAGCCGCACAACAACATCGGCATGCAGAACATGCAGCGCTTCGTCGAAGGCCGCCGCTGGATCCACACGAACCTGACCACCGGCGAACACACGGAAGCGAACAACGACAAGAACAACGACGGTGTCGGCCTGCAGGGTCCCCGCTTCAACCAGTCCTCGTGCTTCGGCTGCCACATCAACAACGGCCGCGGCGTCGCCCCGGCCGTGGTGAACCAGCGCCTCGACACGATGGCCGTGCGCACCGCCGCGCTCGACGCGGGTGGCAAGCAGATCCCGCATCCGACCTATGGCCTGGGCGTGCAGATGAACGCCATGACGAACGGCAAGCCGCAGGACTGGGGCATGGCCGTGCGCGTGGCGGGCTTCGACACGAAGACCGTGACGCTGGCCGACGGCACCGCCGTGGAACTGCGCAAGCCGAAGGTCTCCTTCGACGGCCCGACGCCGGCCGCCTTCTCGCTGCGCAGCGCGCAGCCGATGATCGGCATGGGCCTGCTCGAAGCCATTCCCGATGCCGAGATCCTGTCGCGCGTGCGCACCACGGCCGATGCCGACGGTGTGAAGGGCACGGCCAACTACGGCTATGACCCCGAGACCGGCGCCGTGAAGCTCGGGCGCTACGGCTGGAAGGCCTCGAAGGTGAGCCTGCGCCACCAGACCGCCTCCGCCGCGCTGCTCGACATGTCGGTGACGACGCCCGTGTACCCGAGCCGCGACTGCCTCGCCGGTCCCGCGAACTGCAAGACCGGCCCGGCCGCGAAGGGCCTCACCGAGGACCAGCTGGTGCTGATGACGCGTTACCTGCGCCTGCTGGCCGTGCCGGCCCAGCGCAGCCTGACGAGCGGCTTCCCGAAGGGGGTGTCGCCCATCTCGTACCTCGACGTCAACCCGGCGCAGGTCGCGGCCGGCGCGAAGGTCTTCGACACGCTGAAGTGCAGCACCTGCCACGTCACGTCGATCCAGACCGGCGAAGGCTCGGAGATGGCCGAGACGCGGAAGCAGACCATCAAGCCGTACACCGACCTGCTGCTGCACGACATGGGCACCGGCCTGGCCGACACCCTGACCGAAGGCCAGGCCACCGGCAGCATGTGGCGCACTCCGGCGCTGTGGGGCATCGGCTACACCGAGCTGGTCGCCGCCAGCAAGAGCGTGCCGGTGGGTTACCTGCATGACAGCCGTGCCCGCACGCTGACCGAGGCCATCCTGTGGCACGACGGTGAAGGCGCGGCCAGCCGCCGGCGCTTCGAGGCGATCTCGAAGGCGGACCGGGATGCGCTGCTCGCGTTCCTGAAGTCGCTGTAA
- a CDS encoding oxygenase MpaB family protein — translation MTTGCPLHSLPHRRRFWQAHAPSVQEEIASLDAVRDCQRIVHLLYAHEFPFDLLRSTELALFHTYGSRTVSGLLDRTAEFANRGQKRYDDTRLLIGQFMECGWDGELGERSIAQMNHIHSFFSIRNEDYLFVLWTFIEFPVKWMADFAWRAFTPHEEAAWFHYWCEIGRRMGMTDIPADKAAFDAFVAEYEAREFIYDPANQRVADSTMRVMAAWLPWPLRGLVTWSVLSLVPERLHPAIGHTAPPRWYAALVRGALRLRGRLHRRAPLERAPKLLVNHVNRTYPGNTYTVESLGPPYAKRPD, via the coding sequence ATGACCACTGGCTGTCCGCTGCATTCACTCCCCCACCGCCGCCGCTTCTGGCAGGCGCACGCGCCGTCGGTGCAGGAGGAGATCGCTTCACTGGATGCAGTGCGCGACTGCCAGCGCATCGTCCACCTGCTGTACGCCCACGAGTTCCCGTTCGACCTGCTGCGCTCCACCGAACTCGCGCTGTTCCACACGTACGGCAGCCGCACCGTCTCCGGCCTGCTCGACCGCACGGCCGAGTTCGCGAACCGCGGCCAGAAGCGCTACGACGACACCCGCCTGCTGATCGGCCAATTCATGGAGTGCGGCTGGGACGGGGAACTCGGCGAGCGGTCCATCGCGCAGATGAACCACATCCACTCGTTCTTCTCGATCCGCAACGAGGACTACCTCTTCGTGCTGTGGACCTTCATCGAGTTCCCGGTGAAGTGGATGGCCGACTTCGCGTGGCGCGCGTTCACCCCGCACGAGGAGGCTGCCTGGTTCCACTACTGGTGCGAGATCGGGCGGCGCATGGGCATGACGGACATCCCGGCCGACAAGGCGGCGTTCGATGCCTTCGTCGCCGAGTACGAGGCCCGCGAGTTCATCTACGACCCGGCCAACCAGCGCGTGGCCGACAGCACGATGCGCGTGATGGCCGCGTGGCTGCCCTGGCCGCTGCGCGGGCTCGTGACGTGGTCGGTGCTGAGCCTGGTGCCGGAACGCCTGCACCCCGCCATCGGGCACACCGCGCCGCCGCGGTGGTACGCGGCGCTGGTGCGGGGTGCGCTGCGCCTCAGGGGCCGCCTGCACCGGCGGGCGCCGCTGGAGCGGGCGCCGAAGCTGCTGGTGAATCACGTGAACCGGACGTATCCGGGCAACACGTACACCGTGGAGTCGCTGGGCCCGCCGTACGCGAAGCGGCCCGACTGA
- a CDS encoding GFA family protein codes for MSAPETATGACLCGRVRYRAITAKARALVCHCRDCQRQSGSAFSVLLAMPAADLSIEGELDSFAGKAASGREVRRRFCGRCGTPVLTDSPARPGVIALKAGTLDDPSWLAPKLHLWCGSAQPWVALPSDVPCFPEQPA; via the coding sequence TTGAGCGCGCCCGAGACCGCCACTGGCGCGTGCCTGTGCGGACGCGTGCGCTACCGCGCCATCACCGCGAAGGCGCGTGCGCTCGTGTGCCACTGCCGCGACTGCCAGCGGCAGTCGGGCTCGGCCTTCTCGGTACTGCTGGCGATGCCGGCGGCCGACCTGTCGATCGAGGGCGAACTCGACTCGTTCGCCGGCAAGGCCGCCAGCGGCCGCGAGGTGCGCCGCCGCTTCTGTGGCCGCTGCGGCACGCCGGTGCTCACCGACTCGCCGGCGCGGCCGGGTGTCATCGCGCTGAAGGCCGGCACGCTCGACGACCCGTCGTGGCTGGCGCCGAAGCTGCACCTGTGGTGCGGTAGCGCGCAACCGTGGGTGGCCTTACCATCCGACGTGCCGTGTTTTCCGGAGCAACCCGCATGA
- a CDS encoding aldehyde dehydrogenase family protein: MNAPFTMTIDGRAVTSSQRLSVTDPATGQVFAEVPDCSSEQLDAAVASARRAAPGWAATPLVERRAVLGAIAGTLMTHKDALGALLVQEQGKPLARAVEEVMTAAYWCAEIAKLEPGTHVLADTAETLVEVRRVPIGVVGAIVPWNFPIALAFFKIAPALLAGNTVVLKPSPFTPLTTLRFAELLRDAIPPGVLNTVSGGDALGPWMSSHPGLDKISFTGSTATGRRVMESAAPTLKRLTLELGGNDAAIVMPDVDVDALAPVLFWGAFANSAQFCLAIKRLYVHEAVYDKLSAALVKLAAATRVGRGTDEGVELGPVQNRPQFERLKGLLDDCRRQGQRIIAGGDVPAGAGFFFPPTLVDNPPEDSRIVQEEPFGPILPLLKFTDVDDAIARANASPYGLGASVWCRDEALALRIAHRLQAGTVWVNEIHTITPMKPMAGHKQSGLGVEQGLEGLLEYTMPQTVSMTRRKAA; this comes from the coding sequence ATGAATGCCCCGTTCACGATGACGATCGACGGCCGCGCCGTCACCTCCTCGCAGCGCCTGTCCGTGACCGATCCCGCCACCGGCCAGGTCTTCGCCGAGGTGCCCGACTGCTCGTCCGAGCAGCTCGATGCGGCCGTGGCCTCGGCCCGCCGCGCCGCACCGGGCTGGGCCGCCACGCCGCTGGTGGAGCGGCGCGCGGTGCTCGGCGCCATCGCCGGCACGCTGATGACACACAAGGACGCGCTCGGCGCGCTGCTCGTGCAGGAACAGGGCAAGCCGCTCGCGCGCGCCGTCGAGGAGGTGATGACGGCGGCGTACTGGTGCGCCGAGATCGCGAAGCTGGAGCCGGGCACGCACGTGCTCGCCGACACCGCCGAAACCCTCGTCGAGGTGCGCCGCGTGCCCATCGGGGTGGTGGGCGCCATCGTGCCGTGGAACTTCCCCATCGCGCTGGCCTTCTTCAAGATCGCGCCGGCGCTGCTGGCCGGCAACACCGTGGTGCTCAAGCCCTCGCCGTTCACGCCGCTCACCACGCTGCGCTTCGCCGAGCTGCTGCGCGACGCGATCCCGCCGGGCGTGCTGAACACCGTCAGCGGCGGCGACGCGCTCGGGCCGTGGATGTCCTCGCACCCCGGTCTCGACAAGATCAGCTTCACCGGGTCGACGGCCACCGGCCGCCGCGTGATGGAAAGCGCCGCGCCCACGCTCAAGCGCCTGACGCTCGAACTCGGCGGCAACGACGCGGCCATCGTGATGCCCGACGTGGACGTCGACGCGCTGGCCCCCGTGCTGTTCTGGGGCGCGTTCGCGAACAGCGCGCAGTTCTGCCTCGCGATCAAGCGGCTGTACGTGCACGAGGCCGTGTACGACAAGCTGTCGGCCGCCCTGGTGAAACTCGCCGCCGCCACGCGCGTGGGACGCGGCACCGACGAGGGCGTCGAACTGGGCCCGGTGCAGAACCGCCCGCAGTTCGAGCGCCTGAAGGGCCTGCTCGACGACTGCCGCCGCCAGGGCCAGCGCATCATCGCCGGCGGCGACGTGCCGGCCGGTGCCGGCTTCTTCTTCCCGCCCACCCTCGTCGACAACCCGCCCGAGGACTCGCGCATCGTGCAGGAGGAGCCCTTCGGCCCGATCCTGCCGCTGCTGAAGTTCACCGACGTGGACGATGCCATCGCCCGCGCGAACGCCTCGCCGTACGGCCTCGGCGCGTCGGTGTGGTGCCGCGACGAGGCGCTCGCGCTGCGCATCGCCCACCGCCTGCAGGCCGGCACCGTGTGGGTCAACGAGATCCACACCATCACGCCGATGAAACCGATGGCCGGGCACAAGCAGTCGGGGCTGGGGGTCGAGCAGGGGCTCGAGGGCCTGCTGGAGTACACGATGCCGCAGACGGTGTCGATGACGCGGAGGAAGGCGGCTTGA
- a CDS encoding tetratricopeptide repeat protein: protein MTSQDTSRPSRRFLVGLLALVTAAFAGAGALIAGMPSAQATPAVPAQPPAAAEAPASAPASDGPALVLQLEQRVKANPDDLDSWQMLGRAYTVMGRQEDAVKAYRNIVRLKPDDAMAHAELGRSLGNANGRKLNAEAEKHLDKALALDPGNVMAHALLGRVALDRGQPAVAKKHFEDALEHLDTSHPFAQQLRQAIQIADSAASSPSK from the coding sequence ATGACCTCCCAAGACACCTCGCGGCCCTCGCGCCGCTTCCTCGTCGGCCTGCTCGCACTGGTGACCGCCGCATTCGCGGGCGCCGGTGCGCTGATCGCCGGCATGCCCTCGGCCCAGGCCACGCCCGCCGTCCCCGCTCAACCGCCCGCCGCGGCCGAAGCCCCCGCCTCCGCGCCCGCGTCCGACGGCCCCGCGCTCGTGCTGCAGCTCGAACAGCGGGTGAAGGCCAACCCCGACGACCTCGACAGCTGGCAGATGCTCGGCCGCGCCTACACGGTGATGGGCCGCCAGGAGGACGCGGTGAAGGCCTACCGCAACATCGTCCGCCTGAAACCCGACGACGCGATGGCCCACGCCGAACTCGGCCGATCGCTCGGCAACGCCAACGGCCGCAAGCTCAACGCCGAGGCCGAGAAGCACCTCGACAAGGCGCTGGCCCTCGACCCCGGCAACGTGATGGCCCATGCGCTGCTCGGCCGCGTCGCGCTCGACCGCGGCCAACCCGCCGTCGCGAAGAAGCACTTCGAGGACGCCCTCGAGCACCTCGACACCTCGCACCCCTTCGCCCAGCAGCTGCGCCAGGCGATCCAGATCGCCGACAGCGCCGCCTCCTCTCCCTCGAAATGA
- the roxA gene encoding rubber dioxygenase RoxA, giving the protein MTTQRWRSRALFVLPALMAAPHAAMAADLPLLDQQVIRAPWARACDGQPDATPLPVDPRTLVKQGVNTPGAAIQFNAWYVDLHNPPEPFVAKLPPRVKTCGEFRASVARGQANMRGKQYFQPFSTALGWHNLHLTWGYLLRPPDFDEQAAKRYGATKAPFRNPYPLPGEDPNQTNGGSGQLPLGFMQDKDENGRWNGLIGSTCSACHDSRLGTEAEAPFLHGRSNDANDAGLTSSDIYRANVVTLPLQLLPIPWSVGRGTTDAIGILDALPAIWDMDSLQLVPSLLEWFPSHAAGMSKAPNWWHRAWKPRQFWDGALTSDNVRSEMAFGVANLFRDGPKRRALATEFEDNNNFFLSLSPPKYPGTINTPLAEQGAVIFHTRDLWANNANAEIPKQPGNGSCASCHGVYAPRYANDPAFLPDPRLKGVAGVITPTETIGTDPQRVGLMADEKKRRAWNSSWWAYNELSKDWNNYYDDVLTSVARRVPRAAYDRGMGPVYSPLGPNEWIKPFGYVAPPLYGTWGSAPFFHNGSVPDVWGVLKPSDRPKIWKRNYTAPGIFGKNQGYDASYASYDFTKLGWKYTTVACSNNVLTNPFLPCSPQMATEDIVFASIANAVAGQNSLAYQSPPPVTDKQIKSRMIFNTYLYGQGNGGHDFTKSLTDAERLAILEYMKTL; this is encoded by the coding sequence ATGACAACCCAACGATGGCGCAGCCGCGCGCTGTTCGTGCTGCCCGCCCTGATGGCGGCGCCGCACGCAGCGATGGCCGCGGACCTGCCGCTGCTGGACCAGCAGGTGATCCGCGCCCCGTGGGCGCGCGCCTGCGACGGCCAGCCCGATGCCACCCCGCTGCCGGTGGACCCCCGCACGCTCGTCAAGCAAGGGGTCAACACCCCCGGGGCCGCGATCCAGTTCAACGCCTGGTACGTCGACCTGCACAACCCGCCCGAGCCGTTCGTGGCCAAACTGCCGCCGCGCGTGAAGACCTGCGGCGAGTTCCGCGCGTCCGTGGCCCGCGGCCAGGCGAACATGCGCGGCAAGCAGTACTTCCAGCCGTTCAGCACCGCGCTCGGCTGGCACAACCTGCACCTGACCTGGGGTTACCTGCTGCGTCCGCCCGATTTCGACGAACAGGCCGCCAAGCGCTACGGCGCGACCAAGGCCCCGTTCCGCAATCCGTACCCGCTGCCCGGCGAAGACCCGAATCAGACCAACGGCGGCAGCGGCCAGCTGCCCCTCGGCTTCATGCAGGACAAGGACGAGAACGGCCGCTGGAACGGCCTCATCGGTTCCACCTGTTCGGCGTGCCACGACTCGCGTCTGGGCACGGAAGCCGAGGCCCCCTTCCTGCACGGCCGCTCGAACGACGCGAACGACGCCGGCCTGACCTCGTCCGACATCTACCGCGCGAACGTCGTCACGCTGCCGCTGCAGCTGCTGCCGATCCCGTGGAGCGTGGGCCGCGGCACGACGGACGCCATCGGCATCCTCGACGCCCTGCCCGCCATCTGGGACATGGACTCGCTGCAGCTCGTCCCGAGCCTGCTCGAGTGGTTCCCGTCGCACGCGGCCGGCATGTCGAAGGCGCCGAACTGGTGGCACCGCGCCTGGAAGCCGCGCCAGTTCTGGGACGGCGCGCTGACCTCCGACAACGTGCGTTCCGAGATGGCGTTCGGTGTCGCGAACCTGTTCCGCGACGGTCCGAAGCGCCGTGCGCTGGCGACGGAGTTCGAGGACAACAACAACTTCTTCCTGTCGCTGTCACCGCCGAAGTATCCGGGCACGATCAACACCCCGCTCGCCGAGCAGGGGGCCGTGATCTTCCACACGCGTGACCTGTGGGCCAACAACGCGAACGCGGAGATCCCGAAGCAGCCCGGCAACGGTTCGTGCGCCAGCTGCCACGGCGTCTACGCGCCGCGCTACGCCAACGACCCGGCCTTCCTGCCCGACCCGCGCCTGAAGGGCGTGGCCGGCGTGATCACGCCGACCGAGACCATCGGCACCGACCCGCAGCGCGTGGGGCTGATGGCCGACGAGAAGAAGCGCCGGGCCTGGAACAGCAGCTGGTGGGCGTACAACGAACTCAGCAAGGACTGGAACAACTACTACGACGACGTCCTGACCAGCGTGGCCCGCCGCGTTCCCCGCGCCGCGTACGACCGTGGCATGGGCCCGGTCTACTCGCCGCTCGGCCCCAACGAGTGGATCAAGCCGTTCGGCTACGTGGCACCGCCGCTGTACGGCACGTGGGGCAGCGCACCGTTCTTCCACAACGGCTCGGTGCCGGACGTGTGGGGCGTGCTCAAGCCGTCGGACCGTCCGAAGATCTGGAAGCGCAACTACACGGCGCCCGGCATCTTCGGCAAGAACCAGGGCTACGACGCGAGCTATGCGTCCTACGACTTCACGAAGCTCGGCTGGAAGTACACGACGGTCGCCTGCAGCAACAACGTGCTGACGAACCCGTTCCTGCCCTGCTCGCCGCAGATGGCCACGGAGGACATCGTGTTCGCCTCGATCGCCAACGCGGTCGCCGGCCAGAACTCGCTGGCCTACCAGTCGCCGCCGCCCGTGACCGACAAGCAGATCAAGTCCCGGATGATCTTCAACACCTACCTGTATGGGCAGGGCAACGGCGGCCACGACTTCACGAAGTCGCTGACCGACGCGGAGCGCCTCGCCATCCTGGAGTACATGAAGACGCTGTGA
- a CDS encoding NAD(P)-dependent alcohol dehydrogenase — translation MEIRAAVARPPGVFSLETVELDAPRAGEALVRIVAAGLCHTDVAALDQHLPYPLPAVLGHEGVGFVEAVGDGVTRLAPGDAVVLTYGACGVCANCQSGRPAYCLQSRRLNFAPCRPDGSCSHHALGRPLSAGFFGQSSFATHALVRERNAVKVPGAVTADELATLAPLGCGVQTGAGAVLNVLKPAVGSTVAIFGMGAVGLSAVLAAKLAGCSRIVAVDLHAGRLDLAAELGATDLVRAGDGPAGPQVQARVAGGTDFAVEATGIPSVMADAVASTHRTGTTVLLGLAAAGSSVTFDASLLLSGRTVRSSIEGDGVPEVFIPRLIALHRAGSLPFDRFCRHYPVDAINDAVADCRRGDTIKPILHMDAGDFRRFGRSSAAA, via the coding sequence ATGGAGATCCGCGCCGCCGTGGCCCGCCCGCCCGGTGTCTTTTCGCTCGAAACCGTCGAACTCGATGCCCCGCGGGCCGGTGAAGCCCTCGTGCGCATCGTCGCGGCCGGCCTCTGCCACACCGACGTGGCCGCCCTCGACCAGCACCTGCCGTATCCGCTGCCCGCGGTGCTCGGCCATGAGGGCGTGGGATTCGTGGAGGCGGTGGGTGACGGCGTCACGCGGCTCGCGCCGGGTGACGCCGTCGTGCTCACCTACGGCGCGTGCGGGGTGTGCGCCAACTGCCAGTCCGGGCGGCCCGCGTACTGCCTGCAGTCGCGCCGGCTGAACTTCGCGCCGTGCCGGCCCGACGGGTCGTGTTCGCACCACGCGCTCGGGCGCCCGCTGTCGGCCGGGTTCTTCGGGCAGTCGTCGTTCGCCACCCATGCGTTGGTGCGCGAGCGCAACGCGGTCAAGGTGCCCGGCGCCGTCACGGCCGACGAACTGGCCACGCTGGCCCCGCTCGGGTGTGGTGTGCAGACGGGGGCGGGCGCGGTGCTCAACGTGCTGAAGCCGGCGGTGGGGTCCACCGTCGCCATCTTCGGGATGGGGGCGGTGGGGCTGTCGGCGGTGCTGGCGGCGAAGCTCGCGGGCTGCTCGCGGATCGTCGCGGTCGACCTGCACGCGGGGCGGCTGGACCTGGCCGCCGAGCTTGGAGCCACCGACCTCGTGCGTGCCGGCGACGGCCCGGCGGGTCCCCAGGTGCAAGCCCGGGTGGCCGGCGGCACCGACTTCGCGGTGGAGGCCACGGGCATTCCCTCGGTCATGGCCGATGCCGTGGCGTCCACCCATCGCACCGGGACGACCGTGCTGCTGGGGCTCGCCGCGGCCGGGTCGTCGGTGACCTTCGACGCGAGCCTGCTGCTGAGCGGCCGCACCGTGCGCTCGTCCATCGAGGGCGACGGCGTGCCGGAGGTGTTCATTCCCCGATTGATCGCGCTGCACCGTGCGGGTAGCCTGCCGTTCGACCGCTTCTGCAGGCACTACCCGGTGGATGCGATCAACGACGCGGTGGCGGATTGCCGGCGCGGCGACACGATCAAGCCCATCCTCCACATGGACGCAGGCGACTTTCGTCGCTTCGGACGATCGTCCGCCGCCGCATGA
- a CDS encoding CaiB/BaiF CoA transferase family protein, with product MAGPLDGLKVVELAGLGPAPFCAMLLADLGADVVRIARPGSPEPGPADVTSRGRPSVRLDLRSPDGVAAVLAMVQGADLLVEGFRPGVMERLGLGPAPCHAVNPRLVYGRMTGWGQHGPLAHAAGHDINYVALSGALHAIGRSHDTPVPPLNFVADYGGGAVLLAFGLMCALHESRASGRGQVVDAAMTDGSALLSAMYYGLKAAGQWTSQRGENLLDGAAPFYDTYACADGRFVAIGALEPEFYALLRERCGIQDPLFDAQMDTTRWPMQKVRLADVFRTRTRDEWCALLEGTDACFAPVLDWDEAPSHAHNLARETFVTVDGVVQPSPAPRFSRTPARPPQPRTPTDPAALLRAWGVDESLAARLAAGPNPA from the coding sequence ATGGCGGGTCCGCTCGACGGTTTGAAGGTGGTGGAACTCGCGGGACTCGGCCCCGCGCCGTTCTGCGCGATGCTGCTGGCCGACCTGGGTGCCGACGTGGTCCGCATCGCCCGGCCCGGCAGCCCCGAGCCGGGCCCGGCCGACGTCACGTCGCGCGGGCGGCCCTCGGTGCGGCTCGACCTGCGCAGCCCCGACGGCGTGGCCGCGGTGCTCGCGATGGTGCAGGGCGCCGACCTGCTGGTCGAAGGCTTCCGCCCCGGGGTCATGGAACGCCTGGGCCTCGGGCCCGCGCCGTGCCACGCGGTCAACCCGCGGCTCGTCTACGGCCGCATGACCGGCTGGGGCCAGCACGGTCCGCTCGCGCACGCGGCCGGCCACGACATCAACTACGTGGCCCTCAGCGGCGCGCTGCACGCCATCGGGCGGTCGCACGACACGCCGGTGCCGCCCCTCAACTTCGTGGCCGACTACGGCGGCGGGGCGGTGCTGCTGGCCTTCGGGCTGATGTGTGCGCTGCACGAGTCGCGCGCCTCGGGCCGCGGCCAGGTGGTGGACGCCGCGATGACCGACGGCTCGGCGCTGCTCTCGGCCATGTACTACGGCCTGAAGGCCGCGGGCCAGTGGACGAGCCAGCGCGGCGAGAACCTCCTCGACGGCGCGGCCCCGTTCTACGACACGTATGCCTGCGCCGACGGCCGCTTCGTCGCCATCGGCGCGCTGGAGCCCGAGTTCTATGCGCTGCTGCGCGAGCGCTGTGGCATCCAGGACCCCCTGTTCGACGCGCAGATGGACACCACCCGCTGGCCCATGCAGAAGGTGCGGCTGGCCGATGTCTTCCGCACCCGCACGCGCGACGAGTGGTGTGCGCTGCTGGAAGGCACCGACGCGTGTTTCGCGCCGGTGCTCGACTGGGACGAGGCGCCGTCGCACGCGCACAACCTCGCCCGCGAGACCTTCGTCACCGTCGACGGCGTGGTCCAGCCGTCGCCGGCCCCGCGGTTCAGCCGGACACCCGCCCGGCCGCCGCAGCCTCGAACCCCCACCGACCCGGCCGCGCTGCTGCGCGCCTGGGGTGTGGACGAATCCCTGGCCGCGCGGCTTGCCGCCGGCCCGAACCCTGCCTAG